Proteins encoded within one genomic window of Tachysurus vachellii isolate PV-2020 chromosome 16, HZAU_Pvac_v1, whole genome shotgun sequence:
- the agbl5 gene encoding cytosolic carboxypeptidase-like protein 5 isoform X3, with protein sequence MESRFGNVVFSSRFDSGNLGRVEKVEVPERDAERSSFSHVDYEFSVWTKPDCADTEFENGNRSWFYFSVRGVQPGKLLKINVMNMNKQSKLYSQGMAPFVRTFPVKMRWERVRERPMFEMSENQFTLSFMHRVLEGRGVITYFAFCYPFSYTECQDMLLQLDQRLLSHSHTLGPCSPADSLYYHRELLCYTLDGHRVDLLTVTSCHGMLEEREPRLEKLFPDHSTPRPHRFAGKRVFFISSRVHPGETPSSYVFNGFLNFILNQEDPRAQMLCRLFVFKLIPMLNPDGVVRGHYRTDSRGVNLNRQYMNPSAELHPSIYGAKSLLLYHHRHNRLKPSSPSALKLSNQSNTTATPLLTTPLELEHYLNCRNEVERLEGPTLDLSQIPMQMDESWESKGRVKGKFGLGDENDSTPSRSDACVSNLTPTEQIPPQESGVAYYIDLHGHASKRGCFMYGNNLPDENQQVENLMYPKLISMNSAHFDFLGCNFSEKNMYARDKRDGQSKEGSGRVAIHKAIGVVHSYTLECNYNTGRSVNTIPPACHDNGRATPPPPPAFPPKYTPEVYEQVGRAVAIAALDMAECNPWPRLVLSEHSNLVNLRASLLKHVRNSKGLVSNSRKNANKAPGPPKCAGLSSSVSENSLSRSRSHGTRNGSIPGNKQTSPQLKSSPSFTFGWSSSGNTPSSHRPAHKALGPVRESKALEKRRQHQLGQRLSLHCPSNSQAVPARPPLSPSSSSSSSSSSSSPSSSLGAGSASCSINTAGLYSHTGLLTKLSSLHHTCLRDTQTTQPAQQD encoded by the exons ATGGAGTCCCGCTTTGGGAATGTGGTGTTCAGCTCGCGCTTTGACTCCGGGAACCTGGGCCGGGTGGAGAAGGTGGAGGTGCCTGAACGTGATGCTGAGAGAAGCTCATTCTCACACGTCGACTACGAGTTCAGCGTCTGGACTAAACCTGACTGCGCAGACACCGAGTTTGAGAATGGGAATCG ATCATGGTTCTACTTCAGCGTACGTGGTGTGCAGCCGGGTAAACTGCTGAAGATTAACGTGATGAACATGAATAAGCAGAGCAAGCTCTACTCTCAAGGCATGGCTCCATTTGTGCGCACCTTTCCTGTGAAAATGCGCTGGGAAAGAGTTCGGGAGAGACCGATGTTCGAG atGTCAGAGAATCAGTTCACTTTGTCGTTCATGCATCGTGTGCTGGAAGGGCGAGGAGTCATCACATACTTCGCTTTCTGCTATCCGTTCTCCTACACCGAGTGCCAGGACATGCTTTTGCAGCTAGACCAGAGACTGCTCAGCCATTCTCACACACTAGGGCCTTgcag CCCGGCAGACAGTCTGTATTATCACCGTGAGTTGCTGTGTTACACTCTGGATGGGCACAGAGTAGACCTGCTGACTGTGACCTCCTGCCATGGCATGCTGGAGGAGAGAGAACCCAGACTGGAGAAACTCTTTCCTGACCACAGCACACCACGACCACACCGCTTTGCTGGCAAACGG gtgtttttCATCAGCAGCAGGGTGCACCCCGGTGAGACACCCTCCAGCTATGTTTTTAATGGCTTCCTGAACTTCATTCTGAATCAGGAAGACCCACGGGCACAAATGCTGTGCCGGTTGTTTGTCTTTAAGCTCATTCCCATGCTCAATCCTGATGGAGTTGTCAGAGGTCACTACAG GACGGACTCACGTGGTGTGAATCTTAACCGACAGTATATGAACCCGAGTGCTGAGCTTCACCCCTCCATCTACGGAGCCAAATCCCTCCTCCTCTACCATCACCGGCACAACCGCCTTAAACCCAGCTCTCCCTCTGCACTTAAACTCTCCAACCAGTCCAACACCACCGCCACCCCACTCCTCACTACGCCTCTTGAACTTGAACACTACCTCAATTGCCGCAACGAGGTGGAGCGATTAGAGGGCCCAACTCTTGACCTCTCGCAGATACCCATGCAGATGGATGAGAGTTGGGAGAGTAAAGGCAGAGTGAAGGGCAAGTTTGGGCTAGGCGATGAGAATGACTCGACCCCAAGCCGGAGTGACGCATGCGTCTCTAACCTCACCCCAACAGAGCAGATCCCACCGCAGGAAAGCGGAGTGGCCTATTACATAGACCTACATGGCCACGCCTCCAAAAGAGGATGCTTTATGTACGGTAACAATCTGCCTGATGAGAATCAGCAA GTGGAGAACCTGATGTATCCAAAGCTGATCTCGATGAACTCGGCCCATTTTGACTTCCTCGGCTGTAATTTCTCAGAGAAGAACATGTATGCACGTGACAAGCGTGATGGTCAGTCTAAAGAGGGCAGCGGCAGAGTGGCCATACACAAAGCTATTGGAGTAGTTCACAG TTACACGTTGGAGTGTAACTACAACACAGGCCGTTCAGTCAACACCATTCCACCCGCCTGCCATGACAACGGCCGTgccactcctcctcctcctcctgccttCCCTCCCAAATACACACCTGAAGTGTACGAACAG GTTGGCCGTGCAGTTGCCATAGCAGCCCTGGACATGGCTGAATGTAACCCATGGCCGAGGCTCGTCCTGTCCGAGCACAGCAACCTGGTGAACCTACGAGCATCACTGCTCAAACACGTGCGCAACAGCAAGGGCTTGGTCTCCAACAGCCGCAAGAATGCAAACAAGGCTCCCGGCCCTCCGAAATGCGC AGGCCTGAGCAGCTCTGTTTCGGAGAATTCCCTTAGCCGGAGTCGCAGCCATGGCACGCGGAACGGCAGCATCCCTGGGAACAAGCAGACATCTCCACAGCTGAAGAGTTCCCCTAGCTTTACATTTGGCTGGAGCAGTTCTGGAAACACCCCCAGCTCACATAGACCTGCCCACAAAGCCCTGGGGCCAGTCAGAG AGTCGAAAGCTCTGGAGAAGAGGCGCCAACACCAACTCGGGCAGCGCCTCTCACTCCACTGTCCCAGCAACAGCCAAGCCGTCCCAGCACGTCCCCCACTCTccccttcttcctcttcctcctcctcctcctcttcctcctccccctcctcctccttggGGGCGGGGTCAGCCTCTTGTTCCATCAATACGGCAGGTCTGTACTCCCACACCGGCCTGCTCACCAAACTAAGCTCTCTGCACCACACCTGCCTCAGAGACACTCAGACAACACAGCCAGCACAGCAAGACTAA